Part of the Rhizobiales bacterium NRL2 genome is shown below.
CAGCACGGCGGCGACGTCCGGCTCGGTGACGGGGCTGTCGTCGCCCAGCTTGTAGGTGACCAGCGTCTCCAGCATCCCACGATTGGCCTGGCGGTCGGGGCCGAGCCGCCGCGCGATCATGGCCCGCGCCGCCGGATCGACGCGCAGGCCCGAAAGCGCCTCGCCGATCAGCCGGTCCAGATCCTGCGCGCCGTCCGGATAGCAGGGCAGGGCGACCGCGGCCTTGCTGTCCTTCGCCAGCTTGCGCAGGCGATTGGAAGGCTTGATGTCGCCGGCCTCGAAGATCACCGCGGCCGCGTCGGACGGGGTTTCGAACAGGTCCGCCGCCGCCGCGCCCACGGCCGCCTGACCGGCGTCAGCGACTCGGATCACCCGCTCTCCGCCGAACATGCCGATCTGGTTCGTCTCGTCGGACAGCCGCGATGGATCGTCGGACAGCATGTCGGCGTCCAGCCGCACGATCTGGAAGGGGTCGGGGTTGTCGCCCAGCAGCCGCTTGGCGATCCGCTCCGCGCGTTCCCGCACCAGTCCGGTATCGGGGCCATAGATCACGAAGATCCGGTGCGGCCAGTCGGACCCGCTCAGATAGCGGTCGACCTCCCAGGGCTTGACCTCCACCGGGCGCCGCTCTCAGTTGCGGGTGAAGTGGAAGAGCAGCCGCGTGCGGATGGCCTCGCCGACCAGCCGGCCGGCCTGTTCCGAGGCCTCGCGGCCCGCGATCAGGGTGGCGTATTCGTCATCGACGACGTTGTAGGACACCGTGCGGCGCTCGGAGCCGCTGTCCAGCACGCTCTCCCGGTCGGCGGCCAGCAGCCACCAGTGACCGGTCAGGCTGACATTGATGCGCGAGACGGTCTCGTCGGCCTGGATGCCGGCGCTTTCGCGATCCTCCAGCACCTCGAGACGGAGAAAATGTTCCGGGTCGGCGGGCTTGTCCGGCGCGCCGAGGGCGTCGAGCAGGGCGTTGCGGGTGGCGAAGGCGGCGTTGCCCTTCTGCTCCTGCACTTCGAGGCGGGAGAGCGGGCCGCGCACATCGCCCGCGCCGCCGGGCGCATAGACCGGCTGGAATCCGCAGCCCGCCAGCGCCAGCGCGCCCAGCGCCAGGAGGCCGAGCGCGGCGCGCCGCGCGATGCGGCGCTCAGACGACGACATTGACGATCCTGTTCGGCACCACCACCACCTTGCGCACGGTCCTGCCCTCCATGGCGCGCTGCACGTTCGGCTCGGCCAGCGCCGCGGCCTCCACCTCGGCCGGGTCGGCGTCGCGGGCCATGTTGATCACCGCGCGCTTCTTGCCCTTCACCTGAACGGCGATGGCGACGGTCTCCTGGCGCACCAGGGCCGGATCCGCCTCGGGCCAGGGCGCGTCGACGATCATGCCCGCATGACCCAGCGCCGACCAGCACTCTTCGGCCAGATGCGGGGTCATGGGCGCCATCAGCCGCACGATGGTTTCCACGGCGAAGCGCCGCGCGGCCCGGTCGGCCGGACTGTCGCCGCCGGTCTTCTCGATCTCGTTGGCCAGTTCGTGGACGCGGGCGACGCCGCGGTTGAAGTGGAACTTCTCCAGATCGCCGGTGAAGCCTTCGATGGCGCGGTGCGCGGCGCGGACCAGGTCGTGACCGGGGTCCGGCGCCCCGGCGTCGCCGGCCGCAGCGGTGCGGACCAGCCGCCAGACCCGCTGCAGGAAGCGCCAGGCGCCGTTGGCGCCCTCGTCCGACCATTCCAGATCGCGGTCGGGCGGGCTGTCGGAGAGCATGAACCAGCGTGCGGTATCGGCACCGAAGCGGTCGATGATCGCGCCCGGGTCGACGGTGTTGTTGCGCGACTTGCTCATCTTCTCGAGCGCGCCCTCGGTCACCGGCTCGCCGGTCTCCACATGCCGCCAGGCGCCGTCGGCGCCCTTCTCCACCTCGGAGGGATAGAGCCAGCGCCCGTCCGCCGCGCGGTAGGTCCGGTGCACGACCATGCCCTGCGTGAACAGCCCCGCAAAGGGCTCCGAAAGGTCGGTATGGCCGGTCGCGGTCATGCCGCGCATGAAGAAGCGCGAATAGAGCAGGTGCAGGATCGCGTGCTCGATGCCGCCGATATACTGATCGACCGGCAGCCAGTAGTCGGCGTCGGCGCGACGCACGGGCTCGGTCCCGGCGTCGGCGCTGGCGAAGCGCGCGAAGTACCACGACGAATCGACAAAGGTGTCCATCGTGTCGGTTTCGCGTTCGGCGTCCGCGCCGCAGTCGGGGCAGGCGACGTGCTTCCAGGTGGGGTGCCGGTCAAGCGCGTTGCCCGGCTTGTCGAAGGTCACGTCCATCGGCAGCTCGATGGGAAGCTGCTCCGCCGGCGCCGGCACGACGCCGCAGGACGGGCAGTGGATCACCGGAATCGGGCAGCCCCAGTAGCGCTGGCGGCTGAGGCCCCAGTCGCGCAGGCGGAAGTTGACCGTGCGCTCCCCGCGGCCGGCCTGTTCCATCCGGCCCGCGACGGCGTCCTTGCCTTCCTCGATGCTCAGCCCGTCCAGGAAATCCGAATTGATCAGCCGCCCTTCGCCGGTGAAGGCCGTGTTGCCGACCTCGAAACTCGCCGGATCGGCGTCAGGCGGGCAGACGACAGGCACAACGGGCAGGCCGTACTTGCGCGCGAAATCCAGGTCGCGCTGGTCATGGGCCGGGCAGCCGAAGATCGCGCCGGTCCCGTACTCCATCAGGATGAAGTTGGCGATGTAGACCGGCAGGGTCTCGCCCTCGACGAAGGGGTGCCTGACCCGCAGGCCCGTGTCGAAGCCGCGCTTCTCGGCGCGCTCCAGCTCCTCCTCGGAGGTGCCCATGCGCCGGCATTCCTCGACGAAGGCGGCCGCTTCGGCGCTCTCCGCCGCTGCCTGCTGCGCCAGCGGATGCTCGGCGGCGACCGCCATGAAGCTGGCGCCGAAGATGGTGTCGGGGCGGGTGGTGTAGACCGTGAGACCTTCCGCCGGGCCGCCGCCCGCGAAATCGAAGGTCATCCGCAGGCCCTCCGACCGGCCGATCCACTGGGTCTGCATGGCGCGGACCCGGTCCGGCCAGCGCTCCAGGTTCGACAGTTCGGCCAGCAGATCCTCGGCATAGCGGGTGATGCGGAAGAACCACTGGGTGAGCCGGCGCTTCTCCACCGGGGCGCCCGAGCGCCAGCCCTTGCCGTCGATCACCTGCTCGTTGGCCAGCACCGTGTGGTCGACCGGATCCCAGTTGACCCAGCTTTCCCGGCGATAGACCAGATCCTGCTTCAGGAAGTCCAGGAACAGCTTCTGCTGGTGGCGGTAGTAGTCCGCGTCGCAGGTGGCGAATTCCCTGGACCAGTCCAGGCTGAGGCCCATGGACTTCAGCTCCGCCTTCATGTTGGCGATGTTCTGATAGGTCCATTCCGCCGGATGCACCTTCTGGTCGCGCGCGGCGTTCTCCGCCGGCAGGCCGAAGGCGTCCCAGCCCATGGGGTGCAGCACGTTGAAGCCGCGGGCCCGCTTGTAGCGCGCGACCACATCGCCCAGCGTGTAGTTGCGCACATGGCCCATGTGGATGCGCCCCGAGGGATAGGGGAACATCTCCAGCACGTAATACTTCTCGCGCGACGTGTCGGTCGCGGCGCGGAAGCACTGGCCGCTGTCCCACGCGGCCTGCCAGCGCGGCTCGACCTCGGCGGGATTGTATCTCTCGTTGATCTCGGTCATGCGTTCGGGAACTGAAGAAGCGGAAGGGATGGGCGCCCCGGACGGGGCTTCAGAGACTGCCGGACTCCTGGCGCAGCACCAGGGCGCGGGCCAGGATCGAATCCACCAGATTGGTCGGGACCGCCGGGGAGACCGGCACCTCGCGCCAGTTGCCGGCGTCGTCCAGTTCCTGGCGCTCCATCGTCAGTTCCATGGATTCGGCCCGCAGCGCGCGTGATGAAAATGCCACGTTGGCGCGGAATCTTTCGGTCGGCGCGCCGGGCGGAATGTACCATCCGGTCTCGATCACGCCGGTCAGATCGTCGAGCTCGAGGATCGGCATGAAGCCGATGGTTTCCAGCGTCGCCTGCCACATGAACGGATTGGCCGGCACCGCTTCCGAACCCGCGGCTCCGCCGCCGCTCGAAGGCTGCGGGATAACCGTCTGATTCAAAACAGGCTGAGCCGGCGGTTCGTCGTCGCCGCCGAAGACGCCGCAGGCAGACGCAACCATGGCGAGCGCGGCGGCGAACGCCGCCCGGCGCAGGCCGGCGACCGCGCGACGCGGCCGAAGGGATGTCACGAACGGGATCATGGCGCCTTCATATCCGAGCCCCGCGCCGCGCACAACTGCGCCGCGACGCCGTCCCGCCACGGAATTGTCAATTGATTCACGCCCCGCTCAGCCATAATAACCTGCTGTTAACACGCAACGCGGAATCCTCGATACGCCATGCCGCTTTCAAACCGCCATATCCTCGCCATCGGCCTGGGCCTGTCGTGCGCCGCCGGCGCCGCCGTCCAGGCGCAGGAAGGCACGCTGCGACTGAACCTTCAGGCGCCGGCGAAGGGCGAGTCCGTGCAGAATGCGCCGGCCGCGGCGACGCTGGACGAACTGCTGTCGATGACGCCGCGCGCCAGCGGTCTCAACCTCAATCTCGACGCCGACCGGGCTCATGCCGAGGATATGCCCGACGTCCGCCTCGACTTCGGCGATCAGGCCGCGGGCGTCGGCTATCAGATCTTCGGCAGTGTCGGCGACGCGCGCGGCGACCGGGTCGGCATTTCCGGCCTGCAGGCGCAGGGCCTGTCGCTCGGCGCACCGGCGTCCGGGCCGCTGGCCCTGGCCGCGCCGGACGACGGCCGCGGCGGCGAATGGCGCGTCGGCGGCCGCATCGACTATGCCGGTTTCAGCTTCGGCGCCGACATGGCCCGCGAATGGCGGCTGGCCGAGGGCG
Proteins encoded:
- a CDS encoding DNA polymerase III subunit delta — encoded protein: MEVKPWEVDRYLSGSDWPHRIFVIYGPDTGLVRERAERIAKRLLGDNPDPFQIVRLDADMLSDDPSRLSDETNQIGMFGGERVIRVADAGQAAVGAAAADLFETPSDAAAVIFEAGDIKPSNRLRKLAKDSKAAVALPCYPDGAQDLDRLIGEALSGLRVDPAARAMIARRLGPDRQANRGMLETLVTYKLGDDSPVTEPDVAAVLGDQSAVGFDAIAFAAFEGRTADALALLDKSLAEKTPAMLVTLSLARHIEKFDEADAQMEQGKSTDQAVGALRLGPKDRQAAFRRQLGLWPSRKRALARRLCIEADIDMRGGDADDRIVCRNLLLRLGTAALHRPASR
- a CDS encoding leucine--tRNA ligase, translated to MTEINERYNPAEVEPRWQAAWDSGQCFRAATDTSREKYYVLEMFPYPSGRIHMGHVRNYTLGDVVARYKRARGFNVLHPMGWDAFGLPAENAARDQKVHPAEWTYQNIANMKAELKSMGLSLDWSREFATCDADYYRHQQKLFLDFLKQDLVYRRESWVNWDPVDHTVLANEQVIDGKGWRSGAPVEKRRLTQWFFRITRYAEDLLAELSNLERWPDRVRAMQTQWIGRSEGLRMTFDFAGGGPAEGLTVYTTRPDTIFGASFMAVAAEHPLAQQAAAESAEAAAFVEECRRMGTSEEELERAEKRGFDTGLRVRHPFVEGETLPVYIANFILMEYGTGAIFGCPAHDQRDLDFARKYGLPVVPVVCPPDADPASFEVGNTAFTGEGRLINSDFLDGLSIEEGKDAVAGRMEQAGRGERTVNFRLRDWGLSRQRYWGCPIPVIHCPSCGVVPAPAEQLPIELPMDVTFDKPGNALDRHPTWKHVACPDCGADAERETDTMDTFVDSSWYFARFASADAGTEPVRRADADYWLPVDQYIGGIEHAILHLLYSRFFMRGMTATGHTDLSEPFAGLFTQGMVVHRTYRAADGRWLYPSEVEKGADGAWRHVETGEPVTEGALEKMSKSRNNTVDPGAIIDRFGADTARWFMLSDSPPDRDLEWSDEGANGAWRFLQRVWRLVRTAAAGDAGAPDPGHDLVRAAHRAIEGFTGDLEKFHFNRGVARVHELANEIEKTGGDSPADRAARRFAVETIVRLMAPMTPHLAEECWSALGHAGMIVDAPWPEADPALVRQETVAIAVQVKGKKRAVINMARDADPAEVEAAALAEPNVQRAMEGRTVRKVVVVPNRIVNVVV